Part of the Janibacter alkaliphilus genome is shown below.
CGAGGGCGTCGACGACGTTGGACTTGCCGGAGCCGTTGGGGCCGACGATGCACGTGATGCCCGGCTCGAGGCGCAGGTCGGTCGCCGAGGCGAAGGACTTGAAGCCCTTGAGGGTCAGGCTCTTGACGTACATGAGCGGCGGGGTCCTCCGT
Proteins encoded:
- a CDS encoding AAA family ATPase, producing MYVKSLTLKGFKSFASATDLRLEPGITCIVGPNGSGKSNVVDAL